One Amorphoplanes digitatis genomic window carries:
- a CDS encoding aldo/keto reductase, whose product MSEMSFRRLGTSGLVVSVVGIGCNNFGRKLDVDGTRAVVDAAFDAGITLFDTADIYGTPHGASEECLGAALKGRRDEIVLATKFGMDMEGLNGADRGARGSRGYIVRAVEASLRRLGTDYIDLYQMHEPDAATPIEETLSALDDLVRSGKVRYLGNSNFAGWQIADADWTARTAGHTPFISAQNQYSLLHREVEDEVVPACERFGLGLLPFFPLDSGLLSGKYSRGQAPPAGTRLAQERYQRWLDGADWDTIEALTAFGQERGHGLLDVAIAGLLAQPAVASVIAGATTPEQVRANAEAGAWRLTSADAVALDQIFAD is encoded by the coding sequence ATGAGTGAGATGAGTTTCCGCCGGCTCGGCACCTCGGGACTGGTCGTGTCGGTCGTGGGCATCGGCTGCAACAACTTCGGCCGCAAGCTGGACGTCGACGGCACTCGGGCGGTCGTCGACGCGGCGTTCGACGCGGGGATCACCCTCTTCGACACCGCCGACATCTACGGCACCCCGCACGGCGCCTCCGAGGAGTGCCTCGGCGCCGCCCTCAAGGGCCGCCGCGACGAGATCGTGCTGGCCACGAAATTCGGCATGGACATGGAGGGGCTCAACGGCGCCGACCGCGGCGCGCGCGGCTCCCGCGGCTACATCGTCCGCGCGGTCGAGGCCTCCCTGCGCCGGCTCGGCACCGACTACATCGACCTGTACCAGATGCACGAGCCCGACGCGGCGACGCCGATCGAGGAGACGCTGTCGGCGCTCGACGACCTGGTCCGCAGCGGCAAGGTCCGCTACCTGGGCAACTCGAACTTCGCCGGCTGGCAGATCGCGGACGCGGACTGGACGGCCCGGACCGCGGGCCACACCCCGTTCATCAGCGCGCAGAACCAGTACAGCCTGCTGCACCGCGAGGTCGAGGACGAGGTCGTGCCGGCCTGCGAACGGTTCGGGCTCGGCCTGCTGCCGTTCTTCCCGCTGGACAGTGGACTGCTCAGCGGCAAGTACTCCCGTGGGCAGGCGCCGCCCGCGGGCACCCGCCTCGCGCAGGAGCGTTACCAGCGCTGGCTCGACGGCGCCGACTGGGACACCATCGAGGCGCTCACCGCGTTCGGCCAGGAGCGGGGGCACGGCCTGCTCGACGTCGCCATCGCCGGCCTGCTCGCCCAGCCCGCGGTCGCCTCCGTGATCGCCGGAGCCACCACGCCCGAGCAGGTGCGCGCCAACGCCGAGGCCGGCGCGTGGCGGCTGACCAGCGCGGACGCGGTGGCGCTCGACCAGATCTTCGCCGACTGA
- a CDS encoding alpha-hydroxy-acid oxidizing protein has protein sequence MHEETARTVLPPAVFAYYRDGIGDQVSRDEAAAAWRDWRFAPRLFRDVSRVGTEIELFGARLAGPVLAGPTALHTLARPEGEAETARGVEAAGSLLVLSFRSGRPLEEIPLTRPWWYQAYVLRDRSVTERQVRRAVAAGARAIVLTADAPYVPRRGVPEAGPLAPASRPPELEQDPALGPDAISWLAAVSGRPVLVKGVLRPQDAVACVAAGAAGVIVSNHGGRQLDRVVATAHALGPVAEAVGGRVPVLVDGGIRDGADVLTALALGARAVLIGRPLLWALATGGADGVRDCLDFYREDLARTMAQAGLAALADIDHTLVSRVTHRPQIAINRHLFG, from the coding sequence ATGCACGAGGAGACGGCCCGGACCGTCCTGCCCCCGGCCGTCTTCGCCTACTACCGCGACGGGATCGGCGACCAGGTCAGCCGGGACGAGGCCGCGGCCGCGTGGCGTGACTGGCGGTTCGCGCCGCGGCTGTTCCGGGACGTCTCGCGGGTCGGCACCGAGATCGAGTTGTTCGGCGCACGCCTGGCCGGACCGGTGCTGGCCGGGCCGACGGCCCTGCACACCCTCGCGCGGCCCGAGGGGGAGGCGGAGACCGCCCGCGGCGTCGAGGCGGCCGGCTCCCTGCTGGTGCTCAGCTTCCGGTCCGGACGGCCGCTGGAGGAGATCCCGCTGACCCGGCCCTGGTGGTACCAGGCCTACGTGCTGCGGGACCGCAGCGTCACCGAGCGACAGGTACGCCGGGCGGTGGCGGCCGGGGCGCGGGCGATCGTGCTCACCGCCGACGCCCCGTACGTGCCCCGGCGCGGCGTACCGGAGGCGGGTCCGCTGGCGCCGGCGAGCCGGCCGCCCGAACTCGAGCAGGATCCGGCGCTCGGCCCGGACGCGATCTCCTGGCTCGCCGCCGTCTCGGGCCGGCCCGTGCTGGTCAAGGGCGTGCTGCGGCCGCAGGACGCCGTCGCGTGCGTGGCGGCCGGCGCGGCCGGCGTGATCGTCTCCAATCACGGCGGTCGCCAGCTGGACCGGGTGGTCGCCACCGCGCACGCCCTCGGCCCGGTCGCCGAGGCGGTCGGCGGACGGGTGCCGGTGCTTGTCGACGGCGGCATCCGGGACGGCGCCGACGTGCTGACCGCGCTGGCGCTCGGCGCGCGGGCCGTGCTGATCGGCCGGCCGCTGCTGTGGGCGCTGGCGACCGGCGGCGCCGACGGGGTGCGCGACTGCCTGGACTTCTACCGCGAGGACCTGGCGCGGACCATGGCTCAGGCGGGCCTTGCCGCGCTCGCGGACATCGACCACACATTGGTGAGCCGGGTCACACACCGTCCACAAATTGCAATCAACCGTCATCTTTTCGGATGA
- a CDS encoding glycosyltransferase family 2 protein — protein MSSDVEVTVLLPCLNEAETLETCVRKALRSLAELGVRGEVLVSDNGSTDGSQEIAVSAGARVVHAPRKGYGAALITGIAEARGRYVIMADADDSYDLSKLGPFIERLRDGHDVVMGNRFRGGISKGAMPFLHRYLGNPVLSWLGRVLFGLKGIGDFHCGIRGFDRNRIRDLDLRMPGMEFASELVVRASLNGYDMAEVPTTLQPDGRSRAPHLRTWRDGWRHLRFLLVFAPRRTLVWPGLVVFLLGLVSTARLATGARHIAGIEFDVNALVYACLAVLVGAQLMLFGGFAELYGRFEGLVRDDKPSRWVRWLTFERCIMIGLSLVAIGLTGTIVALTNWGQTGFGALDPRGMIRLVMPSATAIALGLIGVFSGLFASLLTLRGMRPAPLPKKLVRTVPRQSSGGRREVAATDQH, from the coding sequence ATGTCAAGTGACGTCGAGGTCACCGTCCTGCTGCCCTGCCTCAACGAGGCGGAGACCCTGGAAACCTGTGTCCGCAAGGCGCTGCGTTCGCTCGCCGAACTGGGTGTCCGGGGTGAGGTGCTGGTCAGCGACAACGGATCGACCGACGGCTCCCAGGAGATAGCCGTCAGCGCCGGCGCCCGGGTGGTGCACGCGCCCCGCAAGGGCTACGGCGCCGCGCTGATCACCGGCATCGCCGAGGCCCGCGGCCGCTACGTGATCATGGCCGACGCCGACGACTCCTACGACCTCTCGAAGCTCGGGCCGTTCATCGAGCGCCTGCGCGACGGGCACGACGTTGTCATGGGCAACCGGTTCCGCGGCGGCATCAGCAAGGGCGCGATGCCGTTCCTGCACCGCTACCTGGGCAACCCGGTGCTCTCCTGGCTGGGCCGGGTGCTCTTCGGGCTCAAGGGCATCGGCGACTTCCACTGCGGCATCCGCGGCTTCGACCGCAACCGCATCCGCGACCTCGACCTGCGCATGCCCGGCATGGAGTTCGCGTCCGAGCTGGTCGTCCGGGCCTCGCTGAACGGCTACGACATGGCCGAGGTGCCGACGACGCTCCAGCCGGACGGCCGCAGCCGGGCACCGCACCTGCGCACCTGGCGCGACGGCTGGCGCCACCTGCGGTTCCTGCTGGTCTTCGCGCCGCGCCGGACCCTGGTCTGGCCCGGCCTGGTGGTGTTCCTGCTCGGCCTGGTCAGCACCGCCCGGCTCGCCACCGGCGCCCGGCACATCGCCGGGATCGAGTTCGACGTGAACGCGCTGGTCTACGCCTGCCTCGCGGTCCTGGTCGGCGCGCAGCTGATGCTCTTCGGCGGCTTCGCCGAGCTGTACGGCCGCTTCGAGGGGCTGGTCCGCGACGACAAACCCAGCCGCTGGGTGCGCTGGCTGACCTTCGAGCGCTGCATCATGATCGGGCTGTCGCTTGTCGCGATCGGCCTGACCGGCACGATCGTCGCGCTCACCAACTGGGGGCAGACCGGCTTCGGCGCCCTCGACCCGCGCGGCATGATCCGCCTGGTGATGCCGTCCGCGACGGCCATCGCCCTCGGCCTGATCGGCGTCTTCTCCGGGCTCTTCGCGAGCCTGCTCACGCTGCGCGGCATGCGCCCGGCGCCGCTGCCCAAGAAGCTCGTGCGCACCGTGCCGCGCCAGTCCTCCGGCGGCCGGCGCGAGGTCGCGGCCACCGACCAGCACTGA
- a CDS encoding menaquinone biosynthetic enzyme MqnA/MqnD family protein has translation MSDVLRRPRVGHIQFLNCLPIYWGLMRSGALLDVDLRKDTPDRLNAALVAGDLDIGPISLVEYLRNADDLLLLPNLAVGSDGPVLSVNLVSTRPLGELDTRPVALGSTSRTGVLLAQMLLADRYGAEPEYFRCPPDLTQMLLEADAAVLIGDPALRALYEAPGLGLHVTDLAQAWKEWTGLPMVFAVWAVRKEFAEANPGVVKDVHEAFQRSRDLCLGELDAVAEAAARWEPFDAATLATYFRALDFSLGERQIAGIREFARRAAARGEAPALPEDGLAFAQV, from the coding sequence ATGAGCGACGTATTACGGCGGCCTCGGGTCGGGCATATCCAGTTTCTTAACTGCCTGCCGATCTACTGGGGGCTGATGCGCTCGGGTGCCCTGCTCGATGTCGACCTGCGCAAGGACACCCCGGACCGGCTCAACGCCGCCCTGGTCGCGGGCGACCTCGACATCGGCCCGATCTCGCTCGTCGAATACCTGCGCAACGCCGACGACCTGCTGCTGCTGCCGAACCTCGCGGTCGGCAGCGACGGCCCGGTGCTCTCGGTCAACCTGGTCTCGACCCGGCCCCTCGGCGAGCTTGACACGCGCCCGGTCGCGCTCGGCTCGACCTCGCGGACCGGCGTGCTGCTCGCACAGATGCTGCTCGCGGACCGCTACGGCGCCGAGCCCGAGTACTTCCGCTGCCCGCCGGACCTCACCCAGATGCTGCTCGAGGCCGACGCCGCCGTCCTGATCGGTGACCCGGCCCTGCGCGCCCTGTACGAGGCACCCGGGCTCGGCCTGCACGTCACCGACCTGGCGCAGGCCTGGAAGGAGTGGACCGGGCTGCCGATGGTCTTCGCCGTCTGGGCGGTGCGCAAGGAGTTCGCCGAGGCGAACCCCGGCGTGGTCAAGGACGTGCACGAGGCGTTCCAGCGCTCCCGCGACCTGTGCCTCGGCGAGCTGGACGCCGTCGCCGAGGCGGCCGCTCGCTGGGAGCCGTTCGACGCCGCGACGCTGGCCACCTACTTCCGGGCGCTCGACTTCTCGCTCGGCGAGCGGCAGATCGCGGGCATCCGCGAGTTCGCCCGCCGGGCCGCCGCGCGGGGCGAGGCACCCGCGCTGCCGGAGGACGGCCTGGCCTTCGCCCAGGTATAG
- a CDS encoding MFS transporter, with protein sequence MSFTSADSRWGDVYLAAGARGVSVCGDFLAATALALALQSAGAGGLAVSGLLLAAALPLAVLAPITGRIADRVDSRLLLITAGLAQAGICVALAFAHGTVLIIALVALLACGLAITQPTLAALLPAMVRREDLARAGGINQTAGVVGMLIAPALAGLLVGQFGTRVPLLIDAVTYLALVAAGLLIRTRRAHVARPARAATVPWRLRDDRLVAVMVAAIAAVVAGVGAINVIEVFFIRETLGGSPLLFGVVGAAWAAGMLVGSGLTARFGGRVTDPARQVYLSLLLAAATCLMVLAGAGAWHTLVLVPLWLIGGVANGGINVFTGVVLAERVPEAARGRAFAAMGAAVQGAGMVGYVVGGPLVERFEPRSLVAAAGLAGLVAVVCCLPAVRRAGREIGPLPQQEAQQKPLAPDSVPA encoded by the coding sequence ATGTCCTTCACATCTGCCGATTCGCGATGGGGCGACGTCTACCTGGCGGCGGGGGCGCGCGGCGTCTCCGTCTGCGGTGACTTCCTCGCGGCGACCGCGCTCGCGCTCGCCCTGCAATCGGCCGGCGCGGGTGGCCTGGCCGTCTCCGGGCTGCTGCTCGCCGCCGCGCTGCCCCTTGCGGTGCTGGCGCCGATCACCGGCCGGATCGCCGACCGGGTGGACAGCCGGCTGCTGCTGATCACCGCCGGGCTTGCCCAGGCCGGGATCTGCGTCGCGCTGGCCTTCGCGCACGGGACGGTGCTGATCATCGCGCTGGTCGCGTTGCTCGCCTGCGGGCTGGCGATCACCCAGCCGACCCTCGCCGCGCTGCTGCCCGCGATGGTCCGCCGGGAGGACCTGGCCCGGGCCGGCGGCATCAACCAGACCGCCGGCGTGGTCGGCATGCTGATCGCGCCGGCGCTGGCCGGCCTGCTGGTCGGCCAGTTCGGCACCCGCGTCCCGTTGCTTATCGACGCGGTCACCTACCTCGCGCTGGTCGCCGCCGGCCTGCTCATCCGCACGCGCAGGGCGCACGTGGCCCGGCCCGCGCGGGCCGCGACCGTCCCGTGGCGACTGCGCGACGACCGGCTCGTCGCCGTGATGGTCGCCGCGATCGCGGCGGTCGTCGCCGGGGTCGGCGCGATCAACGTCATCGAGGTCTTCTTCATCCGCGAGACGCTCGGCGGCTCGCCCCTGCTGTTCGGCGTGGTCGGCGCCGCCTGGGCGGCCGGAATGCTGGTCGGCTCCGGGCTCACCGCCCGGTTCGGCGGCCGGGTGACGGATCCCGCCCGGCAGGTCTACCTGTCGCTGCTGCTGGCGGCCGCCACCTGCCTGATGGTGCTGGCCGGCGCCGGCGCCTGGCACACCCTGGTGCTGGTGCCGCTCTGGCTGATCGGTGGCGTGGCCAACGGCGGCATCAACGTCTTCACCGGCGTGGTGCTTGCCGAACGGGTGCCCGAGGCGGCGCGCGGCCGGGCGTTCGCCGCCATGGGCGCGGCCGTGCAGGGCGCCGGGATGGTGGGCTACGTCGTCGGCGGTCCGCTCGTCGAACGCTTCGAGCCGCGGTCGCTGGTGGCCGCCGCGGGCCTCGCGGGCCTGGTCGCGGTGGTGTGCTGCCTGCCCGCGGTGCGGAGGGCCGGACGTGAGATAGGTCCCTTACCCCAGCAGGAAGCCCAACAGAAACCGCTCGCCCCGGATAGCGTTCCGGCATGA
- a CDS encoding ArsR/SmtB family transcription factor, which produces MAEERGNTRITDPQVMRALAHPARIEIMEHLASTGAVVTATECARLVGLSPSATSYHLRELARYGLVEQAPSRGDGRERVWRSTNPGLSIEGDVAEPETRAAENALVDAYLTRDLARQRQWRARMHEEPRRWREASTLMNQMLLLTADELSEVSVRIRELLAPYGRRDRLADPPEGARTVAVHYAAFPVDAE; this is translated from the coding sequence ATGGCGGAAGAGCGCGGCAATACGAGGATCACTGACCCACAGGTGATGCGGGCGCTGGCGCATCCCGCCCGGATCGAGATCATGGAACATCTCGCCAGCACCGGCGCCGTGGTCACGGCGACCGAGTGCGCTCGGCTGGTCGGCCTCTCGCCCAGCGCCACCAGCTACCACCTGCGCGAACTGGCCAGGTACGGCCTGGTCGAGCAGGCGCCGAGCCGGGGCGACGGCCGCGAGCGGGTCTGGCGTAGCACGAACCCCGGCCTCAGTATCGAGGGCGACGTGGCCGAGCCGGAGACCCGGGCGGCCGAGAACGCCCTGGTCGACGCGTATCTGACCCGGGACCTGGCCCGGCAGCGGCAGTGGCGGGCTCGCATGCACGAGGAGCCGAGGCGGTGGCGGGAGGCCAGCACGCTGATGAATCAGATGCTGCTGCTCACGGCCGACGAGCTGAGCGAGGTGTCGGTGCGGATTCGCGAGCTCCTGGCGCCGTACGGGCGACGGGACCGGCTGGCGGATCCGCCCGAGGGCGCCCGCACGGTCGCCGTGCACTATGCCGCCTTCCCGGTGGACGCGGAGTGA
- a CDS encoding HelD family protein — MTLPAQPDLDHELHAERAHLKESRAALGRMRGRAESLFAAGADVAGDPYGAEALGRTLSRRVAELADDPSTPLFFGKLDIEEAKYHIGRRHVTDDAGEPMVLDWRAPLSQSFYRASVRDPQGVSTRRRFGFVKGELTSFEDEHLDRGEELGTSSRILTAEIERPRVGPMRDIVATIQPEQDELVRAELEDSICVQGAPGTGKTAVGLHRAAYLLYLHRERLRRSGVLIVGPNTAFLSYISAVLPALGEVEVQQATVDDLIARAPVRGGDDEAAVLLKHDPRMAEVLRRALWGRLGKPVEPIMVSDGSYRWRIDPEPLRRIVDEARREGLPYSVGRERVRARVVGLLQRQSEYRTGNSPGETWLRRMSRIAPVRDFLDSSWPAVTPEALVVALLTDAELLASAAAGVLSDAEQAALLWAKAPRTVKAAKFSQADLVLIDEAAGLLEREASFGHVVVDEAQDLSPMQARAIARRSEHGSITLLGDLAQGTAPWAAADWRDTLGHLGKPDAVVVPLTVGFRVPAVVVELANRLLPALGVDVPEAVSLRRDGTLAIVPAASESEVDAAMLVEVTAALEHEGSVAVIAADAAVGRLRAHLEAAGLEAATPDEVDSEARVTVVPATIVKGLEYDHVIVVEPAEIVAAEPRGLHRLYVVLTRAVSRLSVVHAAPLPGPLAP, encoded by the coding sequence ATGACGCTGCCTGCCCAACCCGATCTCGATCACGAACTGCACGCCGAGCGCGCCCATCTCAAGGAGTCCCGCGCCGCGCTGGGCCGGATGCGCGGACGGGCCGAGTCCCTCTTCGCCGCCGGCGCGGACGTCGCCGGCGACCCGTACGGCGCGGAGGCGCTCGGCCGCACGCTCAGCCGCCGGGTCGCCGAACTGGCCGACGACCCGTCCACCCCGCTCTTCTTCGGCAAGCTCGACATCGAGGAGGCGAAATACCACATCGGACGGCGGCACGTCACCGACGACGCCGGCGAGCCGATGGTGCTGGACTGGCGGGCGCCGCTCTCCCAGTCGTTCTACCGGGCCAGCGTCCGCGACCCGCAGGGCGTCTCCACCCGGCGGCGGTTCGGCTTCGTCAAGGGCGAGCTGACCAGCTTCGAGGACGAGCACCTGGACCGCGGCGAGGAGCTGGGCACCAGCAGCCGGATCCTGACCGCCGAGATCGAGCGGCCCCGCGTCGGCCCGATGCGCGACATCGTCGCCACCATCCAGCCCGAGCAGGACGAGCTGGTCCGCGCCGAGCTCGAGGACTCGATCTGCGTGCAGGGCGCGCCCGGCACCGGAAAGACCGCGGTCGGGCTGCACCGGGCCGCGTACCTGCTCTACCTGCACCGCGAGCGGCTGCGCCGCTCCGGCGTGCTCATCGTCGGGCCGAACACGGCGTTCCTCTCCTACATCTCGGCGGTCCTGCCGGCGCTCGGCGAGGTCGAGGTGCAGCAGGCCACGGTCGACGACCTGATCGCCCGCGCACCGGTGCGCGGCGGCGACGACGAGGCCGCGGTGCTGCTCAAGCACGACCCGCGGATGGCCGAGGTGCTGCGCCGGGCGCTGTGGGGCCGGCTCGGCAAGCCGGTCGAGCCGATCATGGTGTCGGACGGCTCGTACCGCTGGCGGATCGACCCCGAGCCGCTGCGCCGGATCGTCGACGAGGCCCGCCGCGAGGGGCTGCCGTACTCGGTCGGCCGCGAACGGGTCCGGGCCCGGGTCGTCGGCCTGCTGCAACGGCAGTCGGAATACCGCACCGGCAACTCACCCGGCGAGACCTGGCTGCGCCGGATGAGCAGGATCGCACCGGTCCGCGACTTCCTCGACTCCTCGTGGCCGGCCGTGACGCCGGAGGCGCTTGTCGTCGCGCTGCTCACCGACGCCGAGCTGCTGGCCTCGGCGGCGGCGGGCGTACTCAGCGACGCGGAACAGGCCGCCCTGCTCTGGGCCAAGGCGCCCCGCACCGTCAAGGCGGCGAAGTTCAGCCAGGCCGACCTGGTGCTTATCGACGAGGCGGCCGGCCTGCTCGAACGCGAGGCGAGCTTCGGCCACGTGGTCGTCGACGAGGCGCAGGACCTGTCCCCGATGCAGGCCCGGGCGATCGCCCGGCGCAGCGAACACGGCTCGATCACCCTGCTCGGCGACCTGGCGCAGGGCACGGCGCCGTGGGCCGCCGCCGACTGGCGGGACACCCTCGGCCACCTGGGCAAGCCCGACGCGGTCGTGGTGCCGCTGACCGTCGGCTTCCGGGTGCCCGCGGTCGTGGTGGAGCTCGCCAACCGGCTGCTGCCGGCGCTCGGCGTCGACGTGCCGGAGGCGGTGTCGCTGCGCCGCGACGGCACCCTCGCCATCGTGCCCGCGGCCAGCGAATCCGAGGTCGACGCGGCGATGCTGGTCGAGGTGACCGCGGCGCTGGAGCACGAGGGGTCGGTCGCGGTCATCGCGGCGGACGCGGCGGTGGGCCGGCTGCGCGCGCACCTCGAGGCCGCGGGCCTGGAGGCCGCGACGCCGGACGAGGTCGACTCCGAGGCGCGCGTGACGGTGGTCCCCGCCACGATCGTCAAGGGCCTGGAGTACGACCACGTCATCGTCGTGGAGCCGGCCGAGATCGTGGCGGCCGAGCCGCGCGGCCTGCACCGGCTGTACGTGGTGCTGACCCGGGCGGTGTCCCGGCTGTCCGTCGTGCACGCCGCGCCGCTGCCGGGGCCGCTCGCGCCGTGA
- a CDS encoding GNAT family N-acetyltransferase — MSDHLVLRAAGSRELAAVMAFWAVAAENAGRPADTPAAVAALHLRDADALILAVEGDRIVGTVIVGWDGWRCHLYRLAVHPDRRRVGIGRALIAAAEDRARALGATRMDAMVLDDNEQAHRSWAAAGYRRQDEWSRWVKAL; from the coding sequence GTGAGTGATCATCTTGTGCTGCGGGCCGCCGGGTCCCGCGAGTTGGCGGCGGTCATGGCGTTCTGGGCGGTCGCCGCCGAGAACGCGGGCCGGCCCGCGGATACCCCGGCGGCCGTCGCGGCGCTGCACCTGCGGGACGCGGACGCCCTGATCCTGGCCGTCGAGGGGGACAGGATCGTCGGCACGGTCATCGTCGGCTGGGACGGCTGGCGCTGCCACCTGTACCGCCTGGCCGTGCACCCGGACCGGCGCCGTGTGGGCATCGGCCGGGCCCTGATCGCGGCGGCGGAGGACCGCGCCCGGGCGCTGGGTGCCACCCGGATGGACGCGATGGTCCTCGACGACAACGAGCAGGCGCACCGCAGCTGGGCGGCCGCCGGGTATCGCCGTCAGGACGAGTGGTCCCGCTGGGTCAAGGCGCTGTAG
- a CDS encoding VOC family protein: protein MNPPTPGVPSWVDLGTADLSDAIRFYSALFGWEAEVSGEEYGGYTTFSLDGRAAAGAGPLYGEGQQTAWSTYIATDDADLIAARVEAAGGKVLVAPFDVMYQGRMAAFLDQAGAPFSVWQSGTMRGADVFDAPGALTWNELTTRDVEGSAAFYGDVFGWVARESAMGDGTPYIVWELGGQPIAGIRPMDGDEWPDDLPPHWMIYFAVADCADSAAYAQALGGSVVQPPTSLPIGCYAVLTDPQGGTFSILQGANA, encoded by the coding sequence ATGAACCCACCGACGCCCGGTGTGCCTAGCTGGGTCGACCTGGGAACCGCCGACCTCAGTGACGCCATCCGCTTCTACTCGGCGCTGTTCGGCTGGGAGGCCGAGGTCTCGGGCGAGGAGTACGGCGGTTACACCACGTTCAGCCTCGACGGCCGCGCCGCGGCCGGCGCCGGACCGCTGTACGGCGAGGGCCAGCAGACCGCCTGGAGCACGTACATCGCGACCGACGACGCGGACCTGATCGCGGCCCGGGTCGAGGCGGCCGGCGGCAAGGTCCTCGTCGCGCCGTTCGACGTGATGTACCAGGGCCGGATGGCGGCCTTCCTGGACCAGGCCGGCGCGCCGTTCAGCGTGTGGCAGTCCGGCACGATGCGCGGCGCGGACGTCTTCGACGCGCCCGGTGCGCTGACCTGGAACGAGCTGACGACCCGCGACGTGGAGGGCTCGGCGGCGTTCTACGGCGACGTGTTCGGCTGGGTGGCCCGCGAGAGCGCGATGGGCGACGGAACGCCGTACATCGTGTGGGAGCTCGGCGGGCAGCCGATCGCCGGGATTCGTCCGATGGACGGCGACGAGTGGCCGGACGATCTCCCACCACATTGGATGATCTACTTCGCGGTGGCCGACTGCGCCGACTCGGCGGCGTACGCGCAGGCGCTGGGCGGCAGCGTCGTGCAACCGCCGACCAGCCTGCCGATCGGCTGCTACGCGGTGCTGACCGACCCGCAGGGCGGCACCTTCTCGATCCTGCAGGGCGCCAACGCCTAG
- a CDS encoding ABC transporter ATP-binding protein, with protein MITVRGLRVLLGGTVIVDGLDLDVADGEWVTIIGPNGAGKSTALRAIGGLLPFHGDISLGGTALDRLPRRERARTVATVAQSPVVPPGMLVFDYVLLGRTPYVPALGRESASDLAAVDEALVALDLVDMRARRLDTLSGGERQRVFLARALAQGARTLLLDEPTSALDIGHQQEVLDLVDRLRGERGLTVLATMHDLSIAGEYADRMVLLDGGRVVAAGTAREVLTQELLAKHYRVRVKVIDGEQGPLVVPVR; from the coding sequence ATGATCACCGTTCGCGGGCTGCGGGTGCTGCTCGGCGGCACCGTCATCGTCGACGGCCTCGATCTCGATGTCGCCGACGGGGAGTGGGTCACGATCATCGGGCCCAACGGGGCCGGCAAGTCCACCGCGCTGCGGGCCATCGGCGGCCTGCTGCCGTTCCACGGCGACATCAGCCTCGGCGGCACCGCCCTCGATCGGCTGCCGCGCCGGGAGCGGGCCCGCACGGTCGCCACCGTCGCGCAGTCGCCCGTCGTGCCGCCCGGGATGCTGGTCTTCGACTACGTGCTGCTCGGCCGCACCCCGTACGTGCCGGCGCTGGGCCGGGAGTCCGCCTCCGATCTCGCCGCGGTCGACGAGGCGCTGGTCGCGCTCGACCTGGTCGACATGCGGGCCCGGCGGCTCGACACGCTCTCCGGCGGCGAGCGGCAGCGCGTCTTCCTCGCCCGGGCGCTCGCGCAGGGCGCACGGACCCTGCTCCTCGACGAGCCGACCAGCGCCCTCGACATCGGCCACCAGCAGGAGGTGCTCGACCTGGTCGACCGGCTGCGTGGCGAGCGGGGCCTCACCGTACTGGCGACAATGCACGACCTGTCGATCGCCGGCGAGTACGCCGACCGCATGGTGCTGCTGGACGGCGGCCGGGTGGTCGCCGCCGGCACCGCCCGGGAGGTGCTGACCCAGGAACTGCTCGCCAAGCACTACCGCGTACGCGTCAAGGTGATCGACGGCGAGCAGGGACCCCTGGTGGTGCCGGTCCGCTAG